gtaatggttattgttatcatttcactcctttatttgatttcattctctTTGCATACCTCTACTTAAACCAAATGAGCACTAAGTGTGAACCatgagtgtttttttttttgtaaatattgagtatttaatactccttccgtccatgaaagaacttcctaggagagagtggcacaggttttaagaaaaaatattgttgagtatattgagagtggataaaaggtagttgagtgtattgggagtggtgaaaatgtgttataattaatattgagagttctgaaaagtgaaaagtaagaggattataagtggtggggtatagtccaaaaataggtaggaagtttttttgtggacgttccaaaaaagaaagataagaagttcttttatggacggagggagtatttataaaGGTAAAAATTAAGGATAAAATGTGGGGTCatgtcccaaaaaggaaagtgtcaTTGATCATTATTTTACTAGCAATAAAAACTGCAACCAATACAGTATCATTGCGGCAAGTAGAATATCATATTTACAGgaactaaaaaatgaaaatacaatGAATAATCCTAATAAGTACTAAATCAATATTCAggcaacaaaaaataaatatggtGAAGAACTAATACTAGACTCAAgtcaagaaaataaataaagtcaaATAACAAAATTCAAGAATAAAAAAAGACTAGTCCTAGAGAAtgcaatttcattaattaaatctacacaATTAACTTATTACTCCAAATTAATTAGCAATTTAATCCAGTACTGGCACCTTCATGCTCCGGCCTGTCCTCACCGAGCTTCAGGTTGTCCCCAGCCCTAGACGATGCGTAGCTGCCGCCATTCACTTTTGGCAAGGTTAGTATTTgactctttaaaaaaaattatttaacttTTTAGTATAGCTTTTTAGGGTGATTATGTGTGTTAGTGTGCTAATTGTGTGAAAGTGTACGTTAAATATTTGCTCCAGTTtcctaaaattatattttttgggttaattgccgctaaatctATATACTTTcctaatttttgaatttttccatgacaaaaaaaaatctactttaaaatttatgaattgGAAAATCGATTGAAAATTTCCCCACGTCCGATTTCCGGCCATCGGCAAAATGAGTCAGATCCTATGTGGCTCAATTTAATCCAGGTGTTAAGTTTAAAGAGTGACATGGGCACCACATAAGATAAGTATTCCAACTAAGCATTTCTCCTAAAATACTAAAACCCTAGAGAATTGAAGTAAACTCAAATTATGCCCTAATTTACATCACACACACGCGATTTTACTAAGCATTTCTTCTTCTCAACATATCGATAAGAATCCGATGCCGCTGCTCATTCCTACAAATCCCACACAAATTGATCACGAATTCTCGAAAAACTGGGGAAAATGAACAAATTAAACACGAATATGATTACGTTTTTACCTCTTGCTCTCTTTTGAGCTGCTGCAGTGGCCGAACCCAGAGGAAATAAGATAGGGTTCCGGCGACCGCCCACGATGCTAAACTGCTGCCGCCTTTGAGGCCGCCCATCTAATTTCCAATAAAGGACCTCGCGTTCCCGAATGCTCTCCTCCAACCGCTCGACATTTGCGAGGACTTTTTCCGTCAAATTTTGTTTGTCTATAAAATCTCTCACTCGAAGCTTTTTTCGATTGAGATTTCTTGCTAGAGGAGGGCGGGAATCTAGTGTGACAGATTTGAGTAGGGACCGTGTTGAATACTTATCTTATGTGGCGCCCATGTCACTCTTTAAACCTAACACCTGAATTAAATTGTGCCACATAGGATCTGACTCATTTCGTCGATGGTCGAAAATCAGACGCGGAGGAAATTTTCAGTCGATTTTCCAATTCATGGATTTTaaagtagatttttttttgtcattggAAAAAACCGAAAATTAGAAAAGTATatgaatttagcggcaattaacccttattttttttattggtaCGTCTCCTAAATATATGCACTTTATAATTTTGGATACTACTCAGATACGTAAGTTCAACAATTTTACCTTAATGAGTATTTacccataattaatttaataatacgTTCAGTGTGGGACCTTTTTTCCATTATCAATATATTCAACaatcttttattaaaacttgtaccAAAAAATTCCATGCATATAATTAGGGGACGGAGGGATGTCAGTTTGTATGCTAACTATTTAATCATATCTTTTTGTCTGGTGTGCTAATTAATTAGAATGTTAAACcatcttaattaatttagggTTTTACACATGAACATATATGATACTTGCATCTTGATTAACACTACTTACATGATATAATTAcattgttattcatcagtatatattgtcttattcaacactatatactgccTTATTCCATTGTACTCatatctcacgaaaaatagcaatctcacttaagtgcatctctctctctctctctctctctctctctctatatatatatatatatatatatatatatatatatatatataggggaagactaaaataaaacgcttcttaaaatataaattaggaaccattttcagcccttagatcatcaagatctacggttgattcatcaccttgttggataaattcatggtcctgagttcgaatcccaaaggtagcaaaaaattatttttcgcaattcatgcctttatacagtttattcatgcgtgttatacataaaattcatgcatttttgctggttcgtaattcttaaaataagggtgatttattgaataaccgccccctatatatatatatatatatatatatatatatatatatatatatatatatatatatatatatatcgtatGAGTAGTTCGAATGAGTTCAAATGTATAACgtataaaataggaatcatttctctatatatatatgtgtgtgtgtgtgtgtaaactTGATCATTTGATTCGATTTCGGTAACTTGCACAAAATTATTGTTTGCAATTCAAGCTTTCATGCGAACGTTTGCATGACACGAATCACTCACGTATTATAatagataataaaaaatttataagtgttctattaaaatatatttaaaatacatgATTGATCTGTCTTTATAGAATATTTAtttagggggcggttattcaataaaccacccttattttaagaattatgaaccagcaaaaatgcatgaattttatgtataacacgcatgaataaactgtataaaggcatgaattgcgaaaaataattttttgttacctttgggattcgaactcaggaccatgaatttatctaacaaggtgatgaatcaatcgtagatcttgatgatctaagggttgaaaatggttcctaatttatattttaagaagcgttcttattttagccttcccctatttATAAATATCTTATTAAAGTATATAAGTGATCGGAACCGTGAGAACTCACAAAAGAACTGAATTTGTGTTAGAGAAAATATGCCCAAGTTCATGGAATGTAATGAAAAGTCAGAAGCTTTGAGTCGTGACTCGGGCCACTTGCATAAGAATTCCACGTCGAGTAACCCGGACTTGGTCAGCTCGTGATCTGTACATTtgccaaatttatttaattattcatcatttatttatttttgttaatagAGTGAGTAAATTTTGTGTGAATCATCCTTATAACGACAAAAATCATTTTAAAAGAGATTCTAAAGATTTTTGAAGAAGTCCTCGGTAATTGATAGTTCCAGTCAACCGAAATTATGATCATCGCACTATGTGATTAGTTATACTGAGGGGATAATTAGGAGGTTCATTAATAAGGTTACTGATATATCCATAATTAAAGTTTGTAGAATCCAATAGAGGATATTGATCCACCTTAtcaaaatttaatcaattaattcAATTCCCTAATTACGAGTAATGCACGtctaatttaattatgagtGTGTTTCATGGttgttttgatttattttgcaTGCAAGCTGTCATGAATGTGAAGTATGCCTTCAGGTAATGCTGTATTATTATTCACTCttatgtaaaaataatttataattatcgGAGTACCATTAGTGTAGTCAAtcgaataatatatatattgctcAATATGTACACATGGAGGGAAATATATTTATCAGCAAGTTTTACTACTGATTCGTTATTAATTCGTCACTGTGGGAAAGACGTGGTTGGACTCGTTGCTTGAACGTACCATATATAATCGGTACGACAATACTTGAAAATATtactagtatttaatttcatgttGTCTATCACATTAGCAATtgagtttttttattttgtttcgtGGCGATAGCATATCAATTATAGATTATAAATTATAGTCAAATTTGCAATAGTTAGTGATAATTCTTATATTAAATCTTCCACCCTATTGCGTAGATAATGcactattataatttataaatatcctCATATTTATATAGATAACTCCACTTCAAATAGTAAGCTTAACATTTCGTGGTAATCGAAGATTTCCAACttcgaaaaaataatttattgatcTCATACTAAAAAACAATTATAATTCCATTTTTATAACCTACAAAAAcgcaaaaaaatatatatacaattccattttaataaaattgtttttgaaattttgcATTATGAATTAGAAGATAATTAAATTATCAACTCAACTTTGAGGTGATGAATATATTCAATTGAATTATTAGAGTATGAGCGTTATCCATCACGATTGAATTATGCAAACCAAACATTtgattaaattgaattattttattactcATGCTTAACACTTCAACCAAACGCTGCTCTAACACTATAAAAAAACGCATAATTACCGGctaaaattaccggcggcaattttgccgtcggtaattaacggcggcacggcggcggcattcCAGGCGACCCGAGCTTTCGAAATTATCGGcccgttaccgacggcaaacttGCCGCCGTTAACTAGCGACGGCGACGCAGCCGGTAAGTTTcgaatatataataaaacattaaattaacacaattaccgacggcgtttatGCCGTcgctagctagcggcggcacttgccgtcggtaatggccaATATTAGGGCACGCGTAACCTCCTTTTTTCACTTTTGCGCAGAAcaatccccccccccccgccgCTTCGCCCCTGCTGTTGCTGCCTGCTGCTTCCACCAGccgaccaccgccgccgacAGCCGCCGCCGAACCCCGCCGCCGTGCCCAGCCGCCCAggtaactctctttctctctctctctctctctctctctctctctctctctctatatatatatatatatatatatatatatatatatataatttttaaattttgacttatattattaatttattttagttcgaCGATTTCGTTTCGCCGCtttcttcacgacacccgccggaaaccaccaccgtacgctctcttgtttaattatttatttaattatttatgtatttatatgttaattaaatagatttattttttatatatagtttaataattaatttataattggctttgtttataaataaattatatgaagcatgaataattttaaattatatcaattgaagcatgattaattttaaattatattaatcaattagtatatgttgttagtttagtttaaaattatgaagcatgattaattttaaattatattaattttaatcaatataatttagtttaagttgtttgttagaataatttatatatgttggataatattgtgggatagatttaatcaatttcttaaggatcttctccctttgggatagaaattgattatttcttaaggatcttctcacaacaaatgattgtttttaatttaattaccatgatttttattgcttttatttgtattgtattattgcttcgacattggggggccgggtagacctagtataggcttagtaaattaggaccactatggtcactatagttgctggtagagtcgagcacttggtagttaggatagtggggttatgctgtcgaaattttgttagatttcaagtaatttattatattttatttgtttttttcaattagaatgagtgataatcgtacgtggatgtacgcgagatacaatgatcgtaccgcatttgaaacggggcttgagtttttccttgagtgggcgttcaatcaaacggcgtacacaaatggacaaggtaacattaggtgcccgtgtaagaagtgcaagaatcaagcgtatttagatgtacctacggtcagaaaacatgttagtaggcgtggatttgtcctgaattacaaagtttgggtttgtcacggggaagcaccgctgtctatgccgagagaacatgctataatgaatgaggatgatggattatacaataactacgaaaggatggtgtatgaccatgctggacctagtaattatcaagatcctccaaatctggagcagccgcccaataatgacgctcaacagatttataacatgttggatgcagcggatactccattgtacgcaggatgtgacacgtacacacaattaagttggatgactcaattcatgagcataaagactgaaagccacatgtcagagaggacttacaatcagatgtcttcgatgatgaaagctgctttaccagagggtaacaactgtccagaagacttctatagtacgaaaagaaatctacgtggtttgggtttgccagtagagaagatcgattgctgtgttaataactgcatgttgtattggggggaaactagtgagctacatagttgtatgttctgtgaccaatcacgatataaggacagcttgcgtgcatctgggagtcgcagaaagaaacaagtgcccgccaaacagatgcactattttcccttgacgccccgattgcagagattgtttgcatctcctacaactgctgaacatatgcggtggcatgcgacctccacagacgatgggataatgcgccacccggccgactctccggcatggaaacatttgaattcagtcttttctggattcgccgaggagatcagaaatgtgagattggccctctctacagatggttttgccccatttgcacaatcagggcgtcaatattcttcttggccagttattgtcacgccgtataacctgcctccgtggttgtgcatgaaagaacaattcatgttcctcacagtcctcgtgcctggcccatcaaacccaaagatgaagttggacgtatttttacagccattgatacacgagttaaaatctctgtgggaggttggtgtgaacacttacgacatatcgttgaagcaaaatttccagatgcgagcagctctgatatggactatcagtgattttccagcgtacgctatgttgtctgggtggggtacagctgggaaattggcatgtccacattgcatggagaatacagaagcattcactttgccgatgagtggaaaacaatcgtggtttgataatcatcggaagttcttacctcctaaccatgtgtttaggagaaacaaaacttcattcttgaggaataagacatgcaatgttggtccaccagaacaaagatcaggaatacaaatcttgaatcaaatcgaggggttaggcttcgtgaaggttaccgaagacttcgatggcaggaacgctcaactcgccaaatatcaagatgtagggtggaaaaagaaaagcatattttgggatctaccctattggagacatcttttgattcgacataatctggatgtcatgcacattgagaaaaatgtgtttgataacgtgtttaatactgtcctgaatgtgaaggggaagacaaaagatacagaaaaatctagagaagaattgaacaccttctgcaagcggaaagagttgaagaaagtggatggaactcgagggtatccgaaagcatgttatacgcttgacagggaagagaagaagatcttacttcaatggatcaagagtcttaagtttcccgatgggtacgtgtcaaatattagtagatgcgttgacatgaacgccctgaagatgcacaacatgaaaagtcacgactgtcacgtgttcatgcaaatccttctgtctgttgcatttaaagaacttcttcctaagaatgtttgggaggcaattacagagttaagtttcttcttcagagaattaacatcccgtaacgtggccatatatgacatgagaatactgagtgagaagatagctgttactctttgcaaacttgagcgtatcttccctcctagtttatttgattcaatggagcacctaccagttcatttggcagatgaggcacgattggctggtccagtgcaatatcggtggatgtatccttttgaaagatatttgaggacattaaaaaatcatataaaaaacaaagccaaggttgaggcgtccatcgccaatgcatacttacttgcagaaatgtcaaccttctcttcgttttactttgaagatcaaatatctacaaagtggacaactttgcctcgcaatattgagatgctcgttgctgaaaatgatgatcctctttgtctcgccatattcaaacttattgggcgttcacttggccgagggacgaagagatacatggatgagcgcgaatggcttgctgcacacatgtatattttgagcaattgtgcagaggttgcagagacatatagcaagtgagtattctcgttcaatttacgtataagaagtgttcatcatatataggtgttaacatatttatttgattctttgtatccaaggatcttcgaggaggaaaaacgatatgcaaatccttacatGACTGATGCAGAGTTTGAAGTCGCGTTTCACAAAGAGTTTATTGTGTGGTTTAACCATTACGTAAGAgacgataaatttatgttaaatatacatttacttactctaaaattggctagcaaacttaaatgatatttgtgtgaaacaggtttgtcgtccttgtaacgacgagttgaacccttatattagatcgcttgcagctggaccattaagggagattgaaacatactccggctatttcgtgaatggctacaggtttcacacaactgatcatgatagagagagtgcgactgtgaacagtggcgtttgcataaaaggctcgatctatggtagtgatagagatgtgctagacttttatgggcgtctgcaagaggtttgcgtgctggagtatccggggtatccaattaagcagacagtcttgttcaactgtgaatggtttgacttgtcggctcagggaacttctattgatacagacttcaagttagtttcactgaaccacacacgaagatataagaagtatgatccctttgttttggcgagtcaagtagttcaagtgttttactgtccctatcccagtacgaaccaatcaaagaaaaattggtggtcagcatgcaaagtcaacgcaagatcaaaggttgaagtgtctactgcagcatctacatcaacattagatcaaccatttcaagaagaagtggttactattatgcctactcacacaagtgtaggcattgaacaaccacttctccttcatcccctcggtggagtcgttgagattgaagatgacgatgaagcagaagacgatgattccccgttgacatctaacgatagtgatgatgatagtagtgatgcttatgaataaatgtaaatgcacattttggttgaatttgattgcaaatttgttatgtttgttagttactgttaatgttatgtttcgctatatatttgttaatttaattgtatgcaacaggcATAATGTCTACCTCTCGAGATttcttgggatttgggaggcgatctggcgttaatgcgccagaagctacagcagatacatctgacgggtctgggacgcatatttctgggactcctgagactccccaggcttctagtagttcacgggctagaaggcctaggggccccacagctgccgctatcagagagagagaggttaaggcacctgatgggaggacggtatttcagaggcatcctacgactgggtaagtattttagttaaaattactgtttctcgtacaccatgattaagtgataaaattatttgtacacagtgttttgttggagcccactggcctgtccaaagcttgcacgcgcacatttaagatgtttgataacccaggcgggtacacatggaagttgacgcccccggcgatgaaggataaattttttgatgaattacaggtacaattaaatttataatacatataaatatatcatattaaattgttaaaatgtttgatattaaattaattctctttctttcaacagaaagagtttatgtggcagcccgatgatgagcgtgacgtgaggaaaatgtgggagacaaaaggccgcaaaaggtactccgacatgatgagcgactacaagacagatctcaagcagtgtatccgccaagggagagagatgtctaggcccgtctggatgactcccgatttttggactggactccgggattactggcatcagcccgaggttgaggctgtttcaaATCGAGCACGTGCCacccgatggggagggtacagggatcagtaggcacgtgggcgggtcccagtcgactcgtatcctgcagcagtatatggtatgtaattaacaaataattaagtatataaattaaattaatatattgactaatataacttatttatcttatataaatgcatctacagagcttggatcctggtactccccaggatgcaccgaactatgccaccttcctccgcctccacatgtacgccgacggaagttatacgtcggagagagatgctagaattgacgtaagtgtttaagtttattcaaatatttagtgaatgtatttattttctaacaattatgcattgttatgtatgaattaggccgaggttcatcgactgaccgctgccacaggacgacaggagcggctagacgaggtgtatttggaggtggtgcatccggataggtcacggatctacggcgtcgggagtgccgggcagagtcaggctagtagggggtctatccgcagcacaggcagttctgcggtgtctcagcagctttatgagacacggatctccacgctggaggagcgattggcggcagagcaagcacaacgccaacagatggaggaccgcatggcggcagagcaagcacaacgccaacagatggaggagcgcatggcggcagagcaagcagcacgccaacagatgcaggaccgcatggctcaattggaggcgtttatgaggatgtataatgctcagccacctccaGGGCCtcatgccgatgatgatgatgatgatgatgatgcttagaattattaaaactatatatttatgttttcaaacaaaattacatttgcactttcttttcaaatttatgttttattgaactatatatttcaagtgctttaattattaaaactatatatgttttatatatttatggcaatgatgatgatgattgcatttaacataaacaaataaattcaaatcacattataataaccaaattaaaacacttttggtgtattaatgttaaaaaaaaaattaattaattaattaattattaaatattaattaaatattttaccgacgataaaaataaggaccaaaacgaactcgctcactaattaacaacatatttcaggtattatctctacatattcaaagattataattatatgagtgagtatatagcatttaaatgaattaatagatgtagatatatcaataatacgagtgttctgtactggtgatcactcgaaaagaatttcaaagttaagcgtgcttgacacagagcacaagcaagatgggtgacccactgggaagtcgggtcgccgactgggaagttcgtctaaagtatgcaataccgtataaatacggaaataaattgtggatatacaatatacaataaaataaataaataaataaataaaataaaataaaataaaataaaaaaattaaattaaaaacattaccgtgggcaaaacgctgtcggtagttaccgacggcaatttgccctcggtaaatacccggccatCCTCCGGCATGACCCACCGGACGGCGGTAGcttgttaccgacggcgtttcgCCGCCGCTAGTTAGCGGCGGTAATCGCCGTCGCTAGTTTTCCGGCAAGGTcagccggactccggtggctctctaccgacggcaaaatagccctcggtaactagcggcggtgtctgccgccgctaattctccggctaggctccgccgtttaacggagacaattccggcggcatcgccgccgttaactgccgacggcggatgttcgccgccgttattgtcgttgccgacgaaccgtttatCGGCGGGAGCTTGCCGCCGTTATCGCTGCcagtaacactatttaccggcggccgtcttttgttaccgacg
The genomic region above belongs to Salvia miltiorrhiza cultivar Shanhuang (shh) chromosome 5, IMPLAD_Smil_shh, whole genome shotgun sequence and contains:
- the LOC131025453 gene encoding uncharacterized protein LOC131025453; its protein translation is MHLQSLDPGTPQDAPNYATFLRLHMYADGSYTSERDARIDAEVHRLTAATGRQERLDEVYLEVVHPDRSRIYGVGSAGQSQASRGSIRSTGSSAVSQQLYETRISTLEERLAAEQAQRQQMEDRMAAEQAQRQQMEERMAAEQAARQQMQDRMAQLEAFMRMYNAQPPPGPHLVTDGVSPPLVSGGNRRR